AACTGCCCAAGGAGGAGATAGCCAGGTTCTCCTCATTCCCCCATATCTCCATCCGCTTCAAAGAATTACTGTCAGGGAGAAGGCGGAATATCGCCCTTTCCCCCCGCACAAAATCATCTCCGCTCGCTACCATTACCCCTCCCCGGAGGAAAATCCTCTGCTCCTTCCTCCGGAACTCCCCAGCTGAGGCAACAACCTCAATGGGAGAAGAAACCCCTTCCCTTCTTAGCTTTATCCTGACCCCCTTTTCTAACTTTAAAACTCCATCCTTAAGATAATAAGACCCAGCACCCGCTTTCCCAGAAAACCTTTTACCCCTAAACCACACCTCAGACGGTGCATAAAGCTCCTTCGTCTCCGGAAGATATTTCAGAAACTCGGTCCTAACCACAAGGCCATCCCCCCTTTTTGCTACGATATTCCCCTCCATCTCGACCGAGAAATCGGCACCTTTCGGGGTCAGGCGAGCTTCTTTTCCCGTTATCACCACCTTCCTCTCACCGATAGAGGTGGTCAGGATAAAATTTTTATAACTGGTGGTTCTATCGGGAAAAGAAGCGCTTTCTTCTGCTTTCAAGGTAAAGGTCGGTGTAACGATCTCTCCCCCATAACTAACCGAGCTTTCCTCCCGCACTTTGATAGGAGAGGGCTTCCTCGAAGATGAAGAAGGAGAACGGCGGGCGAGATAAATATAGATAACGAAAAAGAAGAGAAAGAAAAGAAGGATGAGGCGAACTGCCTTTCGTTTATCCATAAAGTTACCTCACCCTTCCATTATAACAGGGAACTCAACTAAAGGTTAAGCAGAGAGGAGTTTGATGAACAACCTTCGTCTTCTTGGACCATCAAACTCGCAGAAGAATACGCCCTGCCAGGTTCCCAGATGAAGCCTTCCTTCCTCGATTATCACCATTACCGAAGAACCGACTATACTCGCCTTTATATGGGCATCCGCATTCCCCTCAAGATGGCGGTATCCCCTTCCTCGAGGGATTAACTCCTCAAGTTTAGCCAATATATCCTCCCTGACACTGGGGTCCGCATGCTCGTTTATCGTTATCCCGGCGGTGGTATGAGGGACATAAAGGCAGCAGACCCCGTCCTTGATCCCACTTTTTGTTACCTCCTGCTGGATCTTATTGGTGATATCCACCATCTGGGTGCGGGAGGTGGTCACCACCTCGATCTCCTGAAACATTGAACATCCTCCTTACTCTATAATCCCGTAGGGAGATCGATAAACAAAACCTCAAGGGAAAACCGTTCCTTAATCCGCTCACCCAAAGCAAGAACCCCCCATTTTTCGGTGGCATAATGCCCGGCGAAGATGCAGTTTATCCCGAGCTCCCGTGCCAAATGGTAGTGAGCGTGGCTCGGTTCACCGGAAAGAAAGAGATCACAGCTCGCCTTAACCGCATCCTCTACCAGCTCAGGCGCCCTACCACTTACTATCCCCACCCGACTTACCTCGGGAGAGCCAAAGGGGAGAAGAAGGGGGTTCTTACCCACTCTCTCATTCACCAAAGCAGCCATCTCCTCCCTTGCTATGGGAGATCCTGTCTCCGCCACCACCCCGACCAATACCCCGTGATAATCCCCAAACATCCTAACGGGCGAAAGGGAAAGAAGCTTAGCGATCCGGGCATTGTTCCCCACCTCAGGATGGATGTCAAGGGGAAGGTGAGCAGCATATAGAGAGATACCCCCCTCTATCAACTCCTTTATCCGGTGGTAATGAGCTCCAATTAAAGGGTAAACCTTTCCCCAAAAAAGGCCATGATGAACGATAAGGAAGTCCACTTCCTCCTTCCTCGCCTGGCGAAAGGCGGCAAGGGAGGCATCAACAGCAAGAGCCACCCGATTCACCTCTCCCCTCCCTTCAACCTGAAGCCCGTTAAGCGATTCATCCGGAACCTCAGAGAGGTGCAAAAAATCATCAAGATAGGAGACAAGTTCATCCCGTCTCATCTCTCCTCCTTTCTCGCCTATTATGGTATACTAAACCAGATGAAAGGGAAAGGCTATTCGTTCATCATCTTGATCGCCATCCTTCTCCTTCTCTCATCCTGCGCCCCTTCTCCTAAGAAGGGGCTACCAAGGAAAG
This portion of the Acidobacteriota bacterium genome encodes:
- a CDS encoding YjbQ family protein, coding for MFQEIEVVTTSRTQMVDITNKIQQEVTKSGIKDGVCCLYVPHTTAGITINEHADPSVREDILAKLEELIPRGRGYRHLEGNADAHIKASIVGSSVMVIIEEGRLHLGTWQGVFFCEFDGPRRRRLFIKLLSA
- a CDS encoding Nif3-like dinuclear metal center hexameric protein — protein: MRRDELVSYLDDFLHLSEVPDESLNGLQVEGRGEVNRVALAVDASLAAFRQARKEEVDFLIVHHGLFWGKVYPLIGAHYHRIKELIEGGISLYAAHLPLDIHPEVGNNARIAKLLSLSPVRMFGDYHGVLVGVVAETGSPIAREEMAALVNERVGKNPLLLPFGSPEVSRVGIVSGRAPELVEDAVKASCDLFLSGEPSHAHYHLARELGINCIFAGHYATEKWGVLALGERIKERFSLEVLFIDLPTGL